Proteins from one Sabethes cyaneus chromosome 2, idSabCyanKW18_F2, whole genome shotgun sequence genomic window:
- the LOC128735186 gene encoding uncharacterized protein LOC128735186 gives MKPFLSQALLIAASCTILISPSTGKSPRLVVYFHSKVPLISAQSSSCLQCTSESPGCDEGTLPVATCPQQDDSCFSRTITSGFELQRGCVSSLAEADQQRCRDATDSSCILCSGDGCNRERWHKCHQCSRTTNNRCYAAPRRVLFCRHYRDGNGCFAKLVGDNLIRGCQSDPEEAQNPCAKNKYCVSCTGEACNDQSFDDLKAVTRCIQCKEGEFRCVAGNPANSECDEREDRCYIKMWKEGELDRGCVKKLSEEEQIRCNDESDRSCYSSSGKQCNTHRWLKCFHCSPGENPPCEEEQTNTTLSSYCANFQLNDACYAKMDNFKVTRGCVSDLGSYADPCEGNPKCLKCSSDGCNSMSEAYIKDAPNQKRLLKNASQWLWKNDY, from the exons CACCTTCAACTGGTAAATCCCCGCGGTTGGTTGTTTACTTCCATTCAAAAGTACCCCTAATTTCAGCTCAATCATCCTCCTGCCTTCAGTGTACGTCGGAGTCACCGGGATGCGACGAAGGTACCCTTCCGGTGGCGACATGCCCGCAGCAGGATGATAGCTGCTTCTCGCGTACCATCACCAGCGGCTTCGAACTGCAACGAGGTTGTGTGAGCTCCCTCGCTGAGGCCGACCAGCAACGCTGTCGGGATGCTACGGACAGTAGTTGTATCCTCTGTTCCGGGGATGGATGCAACCGGGAACGCTGGCACAAGTGCCATCAGTGTTCCCGAACGACCAACAATAGATGTTACGCAGCACCCCGTAGGGTGCTGTTCTGTCGTCACTATCGTGACGGGAATGGTTGCTTCGCAAAACTTGTCGGCGATAATT TAATTCGAGGTTGTCAATCGGACCCGGAAGAGGCACAGAATCCTTGTGCGAAGAATAAGTACTGTGTGTCGTGTACCGGTGAGGCTTGCAACGATCAGTCATTCGATGACTTGAAGGCCGTTACTCGGTGCATTCAGTGCAAAGAGGGTGAGTTTCGATGCGTCGCTGGTAATCCAGCCAATTCCGAATGTGACGAGCGGGAAGATAGATGTTACATCAAGATGTGGAAAG AGGGTGAACTGGACCGTGGCTGTGTGAAGAAACTTTCCGAAGAAGAACAAATTCGTTGCAACGATGAGTCGGACAGGAGCTGTTACAGCTCTTCTGGGAAGCAGTGTAACACTCACCGATGGTTGAAATGCTTCCACTGCAGTCCGGGAGAGAATCCACCGTGCGAAGAGGAACAAACCAACACAACGCTGTCGTCCTATTGTGCCAATTTCCAGCTGAATGACGCATGTTATGCCAAAATGGACAACTTTAAAG TTACTCGTGGTTGCGTTTCAGATCTTGGATCGTACGCCGATCCTTGCGAGGGCAATCCGAAATGCTTAAAGTGCTCCTCGGATGGATGCAACTCCATGTCGGAGGCCTACATTAAAGATGCACCGAATCAAAAACGTTTGCTTAAAAACGCATCGCAGTGGTTGTGGAAAAACGATTATTGA
- the LOC128734921 gene encoding ral guanine nucleotide dissociation stimulator-like 1 isoform X3, with translation MSNGTANAGSGGGGGGTAADAESLPTWRLWGEEREEDAIYTVYLKKVRYHRPTPSASSQDSDDEISHLEWETVRVRFVKAATLSRLVDALTTDDGELESTFVNVFLTTYRTFSQPEKVLELLLNRYEKLHSDPATTLLPSESLIDQHKKTLVSVLHVWLDGFPEDWDTENLQRLLAFTSKRLPNSEIHVKALHRYTNRLDKYSRIPPPLPWASDYHDMTDQFGGLCLTPAFRGPPSHLLNSYRFPNIPVKHFAEQLTRMDMELFKRLIPHQCLGAIWSNRDKHECGSVLATVTQFNAVSFRVISSVLIEPRLKPQERALLISTWIDIAQELRLLKNFSSLKAIISGLQSNAVYRLSKTWAVLPREKLELYTELARIFSEDNNAWAQREVLMREGTAKFADTVGENDRHLQKVFQKQNTLISHGTIPYLGTFLTDLTMIHAAIPDTLQDGLINFDKRRKEFEVLAQIKLLQGAANTYHLPEDPLFDRWFASLLVLDEREAHTLSCQLEPMPEMTKRPSHQGHKKSDSIASNSSSGAGSQFYCDINSASNQSYSSRNNSLDRDVTPPNASILSAASSVSSLSMESTTSSSQKSNQLNGSGGVMRTPQSNRAHNSAASSASKSHNGTSLEAPIINGQLKDDSPLKKSSPDFYIIKVTYETEHVELDGIVLYKSIMLGNNERTPQVIRNAMLKLGLEGDPDKYTLAQVLPDKELLLPNNANVYYAVNTAYNLNFILRPKKDADSGR, from the exons CAAGATTCCGATGACGAAATATCCCACCTGGAGTGGGAAACGGTGCGGGTTCGGTTCGTGAAGGCGGCCACCCTGTCACGGTTGGTTGACGCCCTGACGACGGACGACGGAGAGCTGGAGAGTACCTTCGTAAATGTGTTCCTTACCACCTATCGGACGTTCTCCCAGCCGGAGAAGGTGCTGGAGCTGCTGCTGAATCGCTACGAGAAGCTCCACTCGGATCCGGCGACGACCCTGCTGCCGTCGGAGTCGCTCATCGATCAGCACAAGAAAACTCTAG TCTCCGTTCTGCACGTTTGGCTGGATGGATTCCCCGAGGACTGGGACACGGAAAATTTGCAAAGGCTTTTGGCGTTCACTTCGAAACGACTGCCAAATTCGGAAATTCACGTAAAAGCTTTACATAG GTATACAAATAGGTTAGATAAGTACAGTAGGATACCACCGCCGTTGCCATGGGCCAGCGATTACCACGACATGACCGATCAGTTCGGCGGGCTGTGTCTTACCCCGGCTTTTCGGGGGCCACCGTCGCATCTGTTGAACTCGTATCGATTTCCCAATATTCCGGTGAAACATTTCGCCGAACAGCTGACCCGAATGGACATGGAACTGTTCAAGCGGTTGATACCGCACCAGTGTCTCGGTGCGATCTGGTCAAACAGAGACAAACACGAGTGCGGCTCGGTGCTGGCTACCGTTACCCAGTTCAACGCGGTTTCCTTCCGAGTGATATCCAGCGTGCTGATCGAACCGCGGCTTAAGCCCCAA GAACGTGCTCTTCTGATATCAACTTGGATAGACATCGCCCAAGAGCTGCGACTACTGAAAAACTTTTCCTCCTTGAAGGCGATCATATCCGGACTTCAATCGAACGCAGTCTACCGTCTGTCGAAAACCTGGGCCGTACTGCCCCGGGAAAAACTTGAACTGTACACCGAGTTGGCTCGCATATTCTCGGAGGATAACAACGCCTGGGCTCAGCGGGAGGTGCTGATGCGTGAGGGTACTGCCAAATTCGCCGATACGGTGGGTGAAAATGATCGACATCTGCAGAAGGTGTTTCAAAAACAGAACACCCTGATCAGCCATGGAACCATTCCCTATCTGGGAACGTTCCTAACCGATCTGACGATGATTCACGCTGCCATTCCGGACACCCTACAGGATGGGTTGATCAATTTCGACAAGCGACGAAAGGAATTCGAGGTGCTGGCTCAGATCAAGCTGCTGCAGGGTGCTGCCAATACGTACCATCTGCCGGAGGATCCGCTGTTCGATCGATGGTTTGCCTCGCTGTTGGTGCTCGATGAGCGGGAAGCGCACACGCTCAGCTGCCAGCTGGAACCGATGCCGGAAATGACGAAACGACCGAGCCACCAGGGGCACAAAAAGAGCGACTCGATTGCGTCCAACAGCAGTAGTGGGGCCGGTTCCCAGTTCTACTGCGATATCAACAGTGCGTCCAATCAGAG CTACAGCTCACGCAACAACTCACTGGACAGGGACGTGACTCCGCCAAACGCTTCGATCTTGTCGGCGGCAAGCAGCGTATCGTCACTCTCGATGGAATCGACCACCTCGAGCAGTCAAAAGTCGAATCAACTGAACGGTAGCGGTGGTGTTATGCGAACACCACAATCGAACCGGGCCCATAACAGTGCCGCCAGTTCGGCTTCCAAGAGTCACAACGGTACCAGTTTGGAAGCTCCGATCATCAACGGGCAGCTGAAGGATGACTCGCCACTGAAGAAAAGCTCACCCGATTTCTACATCATAAAAGTTACCTACGAAACGGAACACGTCGAGTTGGATGGGATTGTCCTGTACAAAAGTATTATGCTCGGGAATAACGAGCGCACGCCGCAGGTTATTCGGAACGCGATGCTCAAGCTGGGGTTGGAGGGCGATCCGGATAAGTATACGCTGGCGCAGGTGCTTCCGGATAAGGAGCTACTGTTACCGAATAACGCCAACGTGTACTATGCCGTCAACACGGCGTACAATTTGAACTTTATTTTGAGGCCAAAAAAGGACGCCGATAGTGGGCGATAA
- the LOC128734921 gene encoding ral guanine nucleotide dissociation stimulator-like 1 isoform X2 gives MSNGTANAGSGGGGGGTAADAESLQPTWRLWGEEREEDAIYTVYLKKVRYHRPTPSASSQDSDDEISHLEWETVRVRFVKAATLSRLVDALTTDDGELESTFVNVFLTTYRTFSQPEKVLELLLNRYEKLHSDPATTLLPSESLIDQHKKTLVSVLHVWLDGFPEDWDTENLQRLLAFTSKRLPNSEIHVKALHRYTNRLDKYSRIPPPLPWASDYHDMTDQFGGLCLTPAFRGPPSHLLNSYRFPNIPVKHFAEQLTRMDMELFKRLIPHQCLGAIWSNRDKHECGSVLATVTQFNAVSFRVISSVLIEPRLKPQERALLISTWIDIAQELRLLKNFSSLKAIISGLQSNAVYRLSKTWAVLPREKLELYTELARIFSEDNNAWAQREVLMREGTAKFADTVGENDRHLQKVFQKQNTLISHGTIPYLGTFLTDLTMIHAAIPDTLQDGLINFDKRRKEFEVLAQIKLLQGAANTYHLPEDPLFDRWFASLLVLDEREAHTLSCQLEPMPEMTKRPSHQGHKKSDSIASNSSSGAGSQFYCDINSASNQSYSSRNNSLDRDVTPPNASILSAASSVSSLSMESTTSSSQKSNQLNGSGGVMRTPQSNRAHNSAASSASKSHNGTSLEAPIINGQLKDDSPLKKSSPDFYIIKVTYETEHVELDGIVLYKSIMLGNNERTPQVIRNAMLKLGLEGDPDKYTLAQVLPDKELLLPNNANVYYAVNTAYNLNFILRPKKDADSGR, from the exons CAAGATTCCGATGACGAAATATCCCACCTGGAGTGGGAAACGGTGCGGGTTCGGTTCGTGAAGGCGGCCACCCTGTCACGGTTGGTTGACGCCCTGACGACGGACGACGGAGAGCTGGAGAGTACCTTCGTAAATGTGTTCCTTACCACCTATCGGACGTTCTCCCAGCCGGAGAAGGTGCTGGAGCTGCTGCTGAATCGCTACGAGAAGCTCCACTCGGATCCGGCGACGACCCTGCTGCCGTCGGAGTCGCTCATCGATCAGCACAAGAAAACTCTAG TCTCCGTTCTGCACGTTTGGCTGGATGGATTCCCCGAGGACTGGGACACGGAAAATTTGCAAAGGCTTTTGGCGTTCACTTCGAAACGACTGCCAAATTCGGAAATTCACGTAAAAGCTTTACATAG GTATACAAATAGGTTAGATAAGTACAGTAGGATACCACCGCCGTTGCCATGGGCCAGCGATTACCACGACATGACCGATCAGTTCGGCGGGCTGTGTCTTACCCCGGCTTTTCGGGGGCCACCGTCGCATCTGTTGAACTCGTATCGATTTCCCAATATTCCGGTGAAACATTTCGCCGAACAGCTGACCCGAATGGACATGGAACTGTTCAAGCGGTTGATACCGCACCAGTGTCTCGGTGCGATCTGGTCAAACAGAGACAAACACGAGTGCGGCTCGGTGCTGGCTACCGTTACCCAGTTCAACGCGGTTTCCTTCCGAGTGATATCCAGCGTGCTGATCGAACCGCGGCTTAAGCCCCAA GAACGTGCTCTTCTGATATCAACTTGGATAGACATCGCCCAAGAGCTGCGACTACTGAAAAACTTTTCCTCCTTGAAGGCGATCATATCCGGACTTCAATCGAACGCAGTCTACCGTCTGTCGAAAACCTGGGCCGTACTGCCCCGGGAAAAACTTGAACTGTACACCGAGTTGGCTCGCATATTCTCGGAGGATAACAACGCCTGGGCTCAGCGGGAGGTGCTGATGCGTGAGGGTACTGCCAAATTCGCCGATACGGTGGGTGAAAATGATCGACATCTGCAGAAGGTGTTTCAAAAACAGAACACCCTGATCAGCCATGGAACCATTCCCTATCTGGGAACGTTCCTAACCGATCTGACGATGATTCACGCTGCCATTCCGGACACCCTACAGGATGGGTTGATCAATTTCGACAAGCGACGAAAGGAATTCGAGGTGCTGGCTCAGATCAAGCTGCTGCAGGGTGCTGCCAATACGTACCATCTGCCGGAGGATCCGCTGTTCGATCGATGGTTTGCCTCGCTGTTGGTGCTCGATGAGCGGGAAGCGCACACGCTCAGCTGCCAGCTGGAACCGATGCCGGAAATGACGAAACGACCGAGCCACCAGGGGCACAAAAAGAGCGACTCGATTGCGTCCAACAGCAGTAGTGGGGCCGGTTCCCAGTTCTACTGCGATATCAACAGTGCGTCCAATCAGAG CTACAGCTCACGCAACAACTCACTGGACAGGGACGTGACTCCGCCAAACGCTTCGATCTTGTCGGCGGCAAGCAGCGTATCGTCACTCTCGATGGAATCGACCACCTCGAGCAGTCAAAAGTCGAATCAACTGAACGGTAGCGGTGGTGTTATGCGAACACCACAATCGAACCGGGCCCATAACAGTGCCGCCAGTTCGGCTTCCAAGAGTCACAACGGTACCAGTTTGGAAGCTCCGATCATCAACGGGCAGCTGAAGGATGACTCGCCACTGAAGAAAAGCTCACCCGATTTCTACATCATAAAAGTTACCTACGAAACGGAACACGTCGAGTTGGATGGGATTGTCCTGTACAAAAGTATTATGCTCGGGAATAACGAGCGCACGCCGCAGGTTATTCGGAACGCGATGCTCAAGCTGGGGTTGGAGGGCGATCCGGATAAGTATACGCTGGCGCAGGTGCTTCCGGATAAGGAGCTACTGTTACCGAATAACGCCAACGTGTACTATGCCGTCAACACGGCGTACAATTTGAACTTTATTTTGAGGCCAAAAAAGGACGCCGATAGTGGGCGATAA